One bacterium CG_4_10_14_0_2_um_filter_33_32 genomic window, TAGTTTTTCTAATATGTCCATTATTTCTCTCTTTTATCTCTTACGGAATTGAGGGGCCTTACGTGCTCTCTTTAAGCCGTATTTCTTTCTCTCTTTCATTCGAGAATCTCTAGTCAAAAAACCTTCCTTTTTAAGAGTTGTTTTGTATTTCTCGTCATAACTTATAATTGTCCTTGCTATAGCTAGTTTGATTGCATCAATTTGAGCGTTCTTTCCTCCGCCTTCAACTTTTATAGAAAGATCAAACTTTTTATCTAAACCTACTAGAATTAAAGGCTTTAAAATATGATTTTCTGCCCTATATATATCACTAAAATAATGGTCTACTGGTTGTTCGTTAACAATAATATGCCCTTTCCCTGGTTTTAACAATCTAACTCTGACAATGGCGGTTTTTCTTCTTCCTGTCTTTTGTATAAATTTCTCTTTCGTTTCTTGCATTATATTTAACTCCTATCAAGTTTTAATTCTTTCAACCCTTTATACGATTTATCATAATTTTCATCCACATATACCTTTAATCTCTTTATTGCGGATACTGATATCTTATTTTTCGGCAGCATTCCTTTAACTGCCTTTTGAATAACCTGAGTAGCGTCTCTTTTTAATAAATCTTTAAGAACTTCGCTTTTTATACCGCCAGGATAGCCTGTATGTCTGTAATATATCTTTTGTTCGGTTTTATTACCGGTAGTTTTAATATCTTTAGCGTTAATAACAATAACGTAATCACCCATGTCCTGATTTGGAATGAAATTTACTTTGGTTTTACCATATAAAACATTAGCGACTTTGGATGCTAATCTGCCCAAAATATGATCTTTCGCGTCTATTATATACCATTCTCTTTTAATTTGATTATTATTTTTTAACATATTTTTACTCTACTAAACTTATTTCTGATACTTTTGCGGCATCTCCGCTTCTTTGACCTAATTTTATAATCCTAGTATAGCCGCCTGGTCTGTCTTTATAGCGCTTAGAAAGCTCTTCAATGACCTTTTTTGCAGCTTCTTTTTGGGGAAGATGACTAAATATATACCTTCTGTTAGCAAGTGTATCATTCTTTGATCTGGTGATAATCTTTTCTGCTACCGGTCTAATGAGCTTAGCCTTACTTTCGGTCGTTTTGATTTTCTCATATATTATCAAAGAAGAAACCAAATTCTTGATTACATGTTTATCAGTCTCTATTCTCTTTCTTATTTTCCTCATTCTAAAACTCCTGAAAAAATATTATTTTAACTCTGTGTCTAAGTCTTTAAGCTTTTTATTTAATTCTTCAACCGCTTTTTTGCCTAACCCTTTTAACTTGGAAAGGTTTTCTACCCCAATCTTTAAAGCATCGCCAACGGTTTTAATATTATTTGCTAAAAAAGCATTCATTGCTCTGGCAGGCAAATCTAATTCTTCTATCTCAACACTATCTACTTCTTTTTTTGGCTGAACTTTCTTCTCTTCTTTTTTCTCACTCTTAATTGATTTTTGGGCTGATAGAATATTAAAATGATCTATTAATATAAAACTTGCTTGTTTTATTGCTTCATCTGACCCAATTGTCCCATCTGTTTCTATATCAATAGTTAATTTATCCATATTAATAACTTTTCCTAATCTGGCAGTACTTACGTCATATCTTACTTTTTTTACAGGACTATAAACTGAGTCTAATGCAATTGTTCCAATTTTAGCCTTTACGCCCTCTCTTTTATCAATTGTTTCGTATCCCCTGCCTTTATCAACTTCAATTTCCATAGATAATTCCGCTTTGTTGTTGTCTAGAGTGGCAATGTGAAGATTTGGATTAATAATTTCTACTTCTGAAGGTGCCTTAATATCAGAAGCTTTAACTTCTTTTTCACCTTTCACATCTATAGTAATAGTCTTAGATTCGTTACTGTGTAATTTAAGCCTTAATTGTTTAACATTAAGTAGAATTTCTACAACATTCTCTTTTACATTGGGTATAGTAGAAAATTCATGGGAAACACCTTTAATCCTTATAGATACAGGAGCTGCACCTTCCAAAGAAGATAATAAAACTCTTCTTAGAGCATTACCAATAGTCATACCATATCCAGGATATAAAGGTTCAACAATAAAAGTTGCTTTATTTTTTTCTTTACTGGCAATCTTTATTTCTGGCAAATTAATTTCTTGTAGCATTGTACCTCCAAGCCCTATAACAGGGCATCTTATTTACTTATCTAGAATAGAACTCAACTATAAGGCTTTCATTAATATTAGCATCCATTTCTTCTCTTTTTGGCTCGCTAACCACCTTACCTTCTATTTTTTTTGCATCTAACTTTAACCAGCTAGGGGTTTTATATAATTGAAGCCTTTCGCTAATAATTTTTACATTATCGTTTTTCTTAAATTTCGGCGATAAAGCTATAACATCGTTAATTTTTACTTGAAATGACGAGATGTTCACTTTTTTATCATTAACCGTAATATGGCCATGAGATACCATTTGTCTTGCGGCACTGCGTGAATCTGTAAAACCTAATCTGAATATTACGTTATTCAATCTCTTTTCCAGCAATCTTAATAACATTTCACCTCTTATTCCTCCTGATTTTGCAGCCTTTTTAAAATAATTTCTGAATTGCTTTTCTCTAACATTATAAATTCTTTTTACTTTTTGCTTCTCTCTTAGCTGTTCACCATATTCTGAGACTCTTCTTCTGGTAAATGTACTACCATGCTGACCAGGACCATAAGATTTACGCGTAAGTGGACACTTCGGAGATGAACACTTCTCACCTTTTATAAAAAGCTTTTCTCCTTCCCTTCTACATTTTGTACACGATATTTGACTCACAATAATACTCCTTTATCTAATACCTAAACTCTTCTTGGCTTTTTTGGCCTCGGGCCATTGTGCGGAATTGGTGTTATATCTTTTATGGAAAGCACTTCCATGCCTGATGAATTTAAAGCTCTAATGGCAGATTCTCTTCCTGACCCTACACCTCTAACAATAACATCTATTTTACCTGTCTGATAATTCCTTGCTTCCTCTGCTACTTTCTTAGCAGCTAGACCGGCAGCATAGGGTGTGCTTTTACGAGTACCTTTATATCCTAAGGTACCGGCCGATGACCAGCTTAGCACATTCCCTTTCTCATCAGTTAATGTAATGGTAGTGTTATTAAAGGTAGATTGTATATAAATCTTACCCTTAGGTACTATCTTTTTGATTTTTTTCTTTTTTTTAATTGTTGTAGGTTTCTTAGCCATATGTTTTCTTAATCTCCTGTTATCTTAAAAACTCTTATGTTTTTTGAGCTGACGGCTTTTTTCCGCTTCCAACTGTTACCTTCCTACCTCTCTTTGTTCTAGCATTTGTTTTTGTGCGTTGCCCTCTTGAAGGAAGACCCTTTTTATGTCTTTCTCCTCTATAACTTCCAATTTCCTTTAATCTTTTGACGTTTTCAGAAATATTACGCCTTAGATCACCTTCAACTTGATGATTTTTTTCAATAATTTCCCTTAAAAGATTAGCTTCACTGTCCTTTAAGTCTTTTGCCTTTACGTTAACATCAATATTAGCAGTTGCTAAAATTTTCTTGCTCAAAGAGTTACCTATACCGTAAATATAAGTTAATCCTATCTCTATTCTTTTATTTTCTGGCAGATTGACTCCTGCAATCCTTATCATATTACACCTTTCCTTAATTAACCTTGTCTTTGTTTATGTTTTGGGGTTTCACAAATAACCCTTAATACACCTTTTCTATGAATTATTTTACATTTTGCGCAAATTTTCTTGACCGATGCCCTTACTTTCATTTTTCCCTCTAGATTTTTTTATGCCTATAGATAATTCTTCCTTTACTCAAATCATATGGGGTCATTTCTATAGTAACTTCATCTCCCGGCAATATTTTTATATAATGCATTCTCATTCTGCCAGAAATATGAGCTAGAATTTCATGACCATTTTCTAATTCAACTCTAAACATCGCATTTGGCAATGTTTCGATTATCTTACCTTTTAATTCTATAACTTCTTTTTTATTATTTTTTGGACTTTCATTTTTTTTCATATAAACCATAATTATATATATATTATTAGCTTTTTACAATACCTAAAACTAGCTTATTGGTGTTAAGTTTTCATAACCTTTCCTTAATACTAAAACAGTAAACTCAAAGTGAGCCGAATTCTTTCCATCACAGGTTCTAATAGTCCAACCATCATCATCTGTTTGTACTTGAAAGTCACCTTCGTTAACCATTGGTTCAATTGCTAATGTCATTCCTTCTTTTAAATAAGGACCGTAATCCGCTTTCCCAAAATTAGGAATAGCCGGATCCTCATGTAAATCCCTCCCTATACCATGTCCTGTACAACTTTTTACAACCGAATAACCTTTTTCCTCTACTGATTTTTGAATCTCGTAAGATATATCACCAATTCTATTGCCTTCTTTTACTTTTTTCAAGCCGGATAATAAACTATTCTTGGCAATATTGATTAATTTTCTGTTCTCTTCTGAAATATTACCCACCGGTAATGTCAACGCGGCATCCGTATGATAACCTTTATAAAATATACCAATATCAAGACTTAAAATATCACCTTCTTTAAGAATTCTATTACTGCTAGGAATGCCATGAACAACTTCATTATTTATAGATGTACAAATAGATTTTGGATAACCTTGATAATTCAGGAATGAAGGATTAGCGTCATATTTTTTAATCAATTGACTAGCTAATTCATCTAAATATTCAGTAGAAATTCCTGGCTTAACTTCTTCTTTCAAAGCATCCATAACTTTTTTGAGTATTTCCCCGCCTTCTCGCATGATTTTTATTTGTTTTTGATCTTTTATATTTATCATATATTAATTCTTGCGATTATATCCTTTGATATTTCTTGAATTGGCCTCTCGGCGTTAATTTCTATTAATTTGTTTCTTTTCTTATAGTAATCGGCTACTTTATCCAGAAATTTAGAAACATTATGCAGTCTTTTTTGAATATATTGAAATGAATCATCTTTTCTTTTAGCAATTAGGCCATTACAAGATGTACATCGCCCAATATTCTTAACATAAACTGTGCCGCAAGAACTGCAACTCCATCTGTTTTCAACTCTCTTTATAGCCGTTTTTTTACTAATCTTTAAGTAGATAGCAAAATAATTGTCAATCCTCTTTGTTTTATTTAAAATTTTGTTAAGATGATATATTTGCATTGGTGTTCTGGGAAATCCATCAATAATTAATGATGTTTTTGTTGATACCTTTGATATTGCTTTATCTATAATTTTATTAGTAGTCATAGGCGGAACTAAGTTGCCTTTTTCTATTGTTTTGATGATTTT contains:
- a CDS encoding 30S ribosomal protein S9, coding for MQETKEKFIQKTGRRKTAIVRVRLLKPGKGHIIVNEQPVDHYFSDIYRAENHILKPLILVGLDKKFDLSIKVEGGGKNAQIDAIKLAIARTIISYDEKYKTTLKKEGFLTRDSRMKERKKYGLKRARKAPQFRKR
- a CDS encoding 50S ribosomal protein L13, which codes for MLKNNNQIKREWYIIDAKDHILGRLASKVANVLYGKTKVNFIPNQDMGDYVIVINAKDIKTTGNKTEQKIYYRHTGYPGGIKSEVLKDLLKRDATQVIQKAVKGMLPKNKISVSAIKRLKVYVDENYDKSYKGLKELKLDRS
- a CDS encoding 50S ribosomal protein L17; its protein translation is MRKIRKRIETDKHVIKNLVSSLIIYEKIKTTESKAKLIRPVAEKIITRSKNDTLANRRYIFSHLPQKEAAKKVIEELSKRYKDRPGGYTRIIKLGQRSGDAAKVSEISLVE
- a CDS encoding DNA-directed RNA polymerase subunit alpha; the encoded protein is MLQEINLPEIKIASKEKNKATFIVEPLYPGYGMTIGNALRRVLLSSLEGAAPVSIRIKGVSHEFSTIPNVKENVVEILLNVKQLRLKLHSNESKTITIDVKGEKEVKASDIKAPSEVEIINPNLHIATLDNNKAELSMEIEVDKGRGYETIDKREGVKAKIGTIALDSVYSPVKKVRYDVSTARLGKVINMDKLTIDIETDGTIGSDEAIKQASFILIDHFNILSAQKSIKSEKKEEKKVQPKKEVDSVEIEELDLPARAMNAFLANNIKTVGDALKIGVENLSKLKGLGKKAVEELNKKLKDLDTELK
- a CDS encoding 30S ribosomal protein S4; protein product: MSQISCTKCRREGEKLFIKGEKCSSPKCPLTRKSYGPGQHGSTFTRRRVSEYGEQLREKQKVKRIYNVREKQFRNYFKKAAKSGGIRGEMLLRLLEKRLNNVIFRLGFTDSRSAARQMVSHGHITVNDKKVNISSFQVKINDVIALSPKFKKNDNVKIISERLQLYKTPSWLKLDAKKIEGKVVSEPKREEMDANINESLIVEFYSR
- a CDS encoding 30S ribosomal protein S11, coding for MAKKPTTIKKKKKIKKIVPKGKIYIQSTFNNTTITLTDEKGNVLSWSSAGTLGYKGTRKSTPYAAGLAAKKVAEEARNYQTGKIDVIVRGVGSGRESAIRALNSSGMEVLSIKDITPIPHNGPRPKKPRRV
- a CDS encoding 30S ribosomal protein S13, which gives rise to MIRIAGVNLPENKRIEIGLTYIYGIGNSLSKKILATANIDVNVKAKDLKDSEANLLREIIEKNHQVEGDLRRNISENVKRLKEIGSYRGERHKKGLPSRGQRTKTNARTKRGRKVTVGSGKKPSAQKT
- the rpmJ gene encoding 50S ribosomal protein L36, whose protein sequence is MKVRASVKKICAKCKIIHRKGVLRVICETPKHKQRQG
- a CDS encoding translation initiation factor IF-1 — its product is MKKNESPKNNKKEVIELKGKIIETLPNAMFRVELENGHEILAHISGRMRMHYIKILPGDEVTIEMTPYDLSKGRIIYRHKKI
- the map gene encoding type I methionyl aminopeptidase — its product is MINIKDQKQIKIMREGGEILKKVMDALKEEVKPGISTEYLDELASQLIKKYDANPSFLNYQGYPKSICTSINNEVVHGIPSSNRILKEGDILSLDIGIFYKGYHTDAALTLPVGNISEENRKLINIAKNSLLSGLKKVKEGNRIGDISYEIQKSVEEKGYSVVKSCTGHGIGRDLHEDPAIPNFGKADYGPYLKEGMTLAIEPMVNEGDFQVQTDDDGWTIRTCDGKNSAHFEFTVLVLRKGYENLTPIS